In a genomic window of Xenopus laevis strain J_2021 chromosome 5S, Xenopus_laevis_v10.1, whole genome shotgun sequence:
- the MGC115605 gene encoding uncharacterized protein LOC734601 (The RefSeq protein has 3 substitutions, 1 non-frameshifting indel compared to this genomic sequence), producing the protein MARDSTESRFRQVLEDFGGAQNVLLIGELWDRAQSRDLLESFLDAVFPGEKQEGVGKPNAKVPQSSLAECKGPQEPVSDGKDSREQPVESPVTRESGGRQLKPDRALRFPLVFFICRAESLRPRDSRRHLREILKDLRERTREGAAVIGVIVTCGSAATNGESLCDGSGQDNSDGFAGDSSQDSLAENVASLLSLLQSVFPPGSRGSRWWEVRAAVFLQGQDETRKDVQNVASEALAAAEVNKSQRPQTKFQCFPWRRRRTKRNFVEKGHLEDGTALNVIKYPNGECTEKSTDA; encoded by the exons ATGGCCCGGGACAGCACGGAGAGCCGGTTCAGGCAGGTGCTGGAGGATTTCGGCGGCGCACAGAACGTGCTGCTCATAGGAGAGCTGTGGGACAGGGCGCAGAGCAGGGACCTTTTGGAGAGCTTCTTGGACGCTGTGTTCCCTGGGGAGAAACAGGAAGGAGTTGGGAAGCCAAACGCAAAGGTCCCTCAGAGTTCACTAGCGGAATGTAAGGGCCCCCAGGAGCCAGTGTCGGACAGCCGAGAGCAGCCGGTTGAGAGTCCGGTGACAAGGGAATCAGAGAGACGTCAGTTGAAGCCGGACCGGGCTCTGCGCTTCCCCTTGGTGTTCTTTCTATGCCGGGCGGAGTCTCTTCGGCCGCGGGATTCACGACGACATCTCCGAGAGATCCTTAAGGACTTGAGGGAGAGGACACGTGAGGGAGCGGCTGTGATTGGGGTTATAGTGACGTGTGGGAGCGCCGCTACTAACGGAGAATCTCTGTGTGATGGTTCCGGTCAGGACAACTCCGATGGCTTTGCCGGGGATTCCTCTCAGGACTCTCTTGCCGAGAATGTGGCATCTCTCCTGTCCCTGCTGCAGTCCGTGTTCCCCCCGGGCAGTCGGGGTTCGCGCTGGTGGGAGGTTCGAGCGGCCGTATTCCTCCAAGGACAGGACGAGACCCGCAAGGATGTTCAGAACGTAGCGAGTGAGGCGCTGGCTGCGGCAG AGGTAAATAAAAGTCAAAGGCCACAGACAAAGTTTCAGTGTTTTCCATGGAGAAGGCGCAGAACAAAAAGGAATTTTGTGGAGAAAG gCCACCTTGAGGACGGCACAGCCCTAAATGTCATCAAATATCCAAATGGTGAATGTACTGAGAAATCAACGGATGCTTAG